The following proteins are encoded in a genomic region of Limosilactobacillus reuteri subsp. reuteri:
- the feoB gene encoding ferrous iron transport protein B, whose translation MTTVALIGNPNTGKTTLFNTLTDKYAYVGNWTGVTVEKKQGTLKGTDIVIIDLPGVYSLDPLTKDEAVVTNYLMHNQPNMVLNITNASQLKRNFLLTIEVLELGYPVVLVLNMIDDLRRSGYDYDLDLLEKRLGCKVMTTNARGHQGIDQLRKETINCNSLHPTQLDLDYPPMIKQAIRQASTALASDYSFAPQVARWLAIQFISKNKVIRKFAQEKGLTPLLSQQKYYDAQKFADQIFEVRLHFIEDTLDQTRHPLSNGGQVELTSRIDKIVTNPILGLPIFVLIFFVMFKLSFDWVGTPLSDMLDQFISGPVSTTADQTLASLGAIPALRSLVVNGIIAGVGGVLAFIPQIFMLFACISLLEDSGYMARAALVTDRVMQMIGLNGKSFIPLIIGFGCNVTGIMAARTIEQPKERLITTLIMPFMSCSARLPIYSLFVAAFFPRHQALIVLSVYFLGIVVALAMAKFYQVIFKVKESSVFVVELPHYHLPRLDVIWHGTWDKGKGFIKKAGTIIFAGTVLIWILSSFGPSGFVTNSANSFAAGLGHILVPIFKPIGIDQWQPISALFTGILAKEVITSSMMVMFHTSSKAFLIASLGQFMTPLSAYTLLVFILLYAPCFATLATIKQETGSTKWMLYSVASSLVVAYGIAFIIFQVGRLFIG comes from the coding sequence CAGTTGAAAAGAAACAAGGAACGCTTAAGGGAACAGATATTGTTATCATCGATTTACCTGGTGTATATTCACTCGATCCTTTGACAAAAGACGAAGCAGTAGTAACTAACTACTTAATGCATAACCAACCTAATATGGTCTTAAATATTACAAATGCTAGTCAGTTAAAACGAAACTTTTTGTTAACAATCGAGGTATTGGAACTCGGCTATCCTGTTGTATTGGTTCTTAACATGATTGATGATCTCCGCCGATCAGGGTACGACTACGACCTTGACCTGCTTGAAAAAAGGCTCGGTTGTAAAGTAATGACAACAAATGCTCGCGGGCACCAAGGAATTGATCAATTACGAAAAGAAACTATCAATTGTAATTCGCTCCATCCTACCCAACTAGACTTAGATTATCCCCCGATGATCAAACAAGCAATCAGGCAGGCAAGTACAGCACTGGCAAGCGATTATTCTTTTGCGCCCCAAGTTGCGCGTTGGTTAGCGATTCAATTCATAAGTAAGAATAAAGTAATCCGCAAATTTGCCCAGGAAAAAGGTTTAACTCCCCTGCTTTCGCAACAAAAATATTATGACGCGCAAAAATTTGCTGACCAGATTTTTGAAGTCCGGTTACACTTTATTGAGGACACGCTTGATCAGACGCGGCATCCACTTAGTAACGGTGGTCAAGTTGAGCTAACAAGTCGCATCGACAAAATCGTTACCAATCCGATTCTTGGCCTACCAATTTTTGTCTTAATTTTCTTTGTAATGTTTAAGCTGTCCTTTGATTGGGTTGGTACCCCACTTTCCGATATGCTTGATCAGTTTATATCAGGTCCAGTTTCAACTACTGCCGACCAAACCTTAGCTAGTCTAGGGGCAATTCCCGCATTACGGTCGCTAGTCGTTAACGGTATTATTGCCGGAGTTGGAGGAGTTTTAGCCTTTATTCCGCAAATTTTCATGCTCTTTGCCTGTATTTCTCTGCTTGAGGACTCTGGTTACATGGCGCGGGCAGCCTTAGTAACAGACCGGGTTATGCAGATGATTGGTTTAAACGGTAAATCCTTTATTCCATTAATTATCGGTTTTGGTTGTAACGTTACGGGAATCATGGCCGCGCGAACAATTGAACAGCCTAAAGAACGACTGATCACTACCTTAATCATGCCGTTTATGAGTTGTTCAGCCCGCCTACCGATTTATAGCTTATTCGTTGCCGCCTTCTTCCCACGTCACCAAGCCCTGATTGTTTTATCAGTCTACTTCTTAGGGATTGTCGTGGCTTTAGCAATGGCAAAATTCTATCAAGTAATCTTTAAAGTAAAAGAAAGCTCAGTGTTTGTAGTTGAACTTCCGCACTATCACCTTCCCCGTCTTGATGTAATTTGGCACGGTACATGGGATAAGGGTAAGGGATTTATTAAAAAAGCTGGGACAATTATTTTTGCCGGAACTGTTTTAATCTGGATATTATCAAGTTTTGGCCCTAGTGGTTTTGTTACTAATTCGGCTAATAGCTTTGCAGCCGGCCTTGGACACATCCTTGTTCCGATCTTTAAGCCAATTGGTATTGACCAGTGGCAGCCAATTAGTGCTTTGTTTACAGGGATCCTTGCCAAAGAGGTTATTACTTCTAGTATGATGGTAATGTTCCATACAAGCAGTAAAGCATTCCTTATCGCTTCCCTTGGTCAGTTTATGACTCCACTTTCTGCTTATACGTTACTAGTCTTTATTCTCTTATATGCACCATGTTTCGCAACGTTAGCAACTATTAAGCAAGAAACTGGTTCTACAAAGTGGATGCTTTATTCTGTTGCATCCAGTTTAGTCGTTGCTTATGGGATTGCATTTATTATCTTTCAAGTTGGTCGATTGTTTATTGGGTGA
- a CDS encoding PaaI family thioesterase: MNLLENLDIQTQSVTANKCVITVKVSDKLKQPYGIVHGGINAVLAETAASLGANQWLADRQQDQIALGVNITTEHLIAVSNGELRAIATPIKCGRRIQTWQVDIHCNDQCTSTSIVTLINQPHP; the protein is encoded by the coding sequence ATGAACCTATTAGAAAATTTAGATATTCAAACTCAATCAGTCACAGCCAACAAGTGCGTTATCACTGTTAAAGTAAGTGATAAACTCAAGCAACCTTATGGAATCGTTCATGGTGGAATAAATGCAGTCCTCGCTGAAACCGCAGCTTCCTTAGGTGCTAATCAATGGTTAGCTGATCGTCAACAAGATCAAATAGCTCTCGGAGTTAATATTACCACAGAGCACCTCATTGCGGTATCGAATGGTGAATTAAGGGCCATTGCAACGCCGATTAAATGTGGCCGACGAATCCAAACCTGGCAAGTCGATATCCATTGTAATGACCAATGTACTAGTACCAGTATAGTTACCCTAATCAACCAACCTCACCCGTAA
- the menB gene encoding 1,4-dihydroxy-2-naphthoyl-CoA synthase, whose product MTTVDWQPVKDYSEIIFERAGKIAKITMNRPEKMNAFTPVTIQEMIDAFTICRDDSTIGVIILTGAGDKAFSSGGDQGVRGNGGYVGPDKIARLNVLDLQHLIRIIPKPVIAMVKGWSVGGGNILQLVCDLTIAADNAKFGQTGPKVGSFDAGYGSGYLARVIGHKRAKEVWFLNHFYSAEEAYQMNWINKVVPLDQVESVTLDWCNEILKKSPTALRFIKAAMNADTDGLAGLQQLGGDATMLFYTTDEGKEGRDAFNEKRDPDFDQFPKFP is encoded by the coding sequence ATGACAACAGTTGATTGGCAACCGGTTAAAGATTATTCTGAAATTATTTTTGAACGAGCGGGAAAGATTGCAAAAATTACAATGAATCGTCCAGAAAAGATGAACGCCTTTACCCCCGTTACAATTCAAGAAATGATCGACGCGTTTACCATCTGTCGTGATGATAGCACAATTGGGGTGATTATCCTAACCGGTGCCGGTGATAAGGCTTTCTCATCTGGTGGTGACCAAGGAGTTCGAGGTAACGGCGGATATGTCGGCCCCGATAAGATTGCTCGTCTCAATGTCCTTGACTTGCAGCATTTAATCCGGATTATCCCTAAACCAGTCATTGCGATGGTAAAAGGCTGGTCAGTTGGTGGCGGAAATATCTTGCAACTTGTCTGTGACTTAACAATTGCTGCTGACAATGCTAAATTTGGGCAAACTGGTCCCAAGGTCGGCAGTTTTGATGCTGGCTATGGATCTGGTTACCTTGCCCGCGTGATCGGTCACAAACGGGCAAAGGAAGTCTGGTTCTTAAACCACTTCTACAGTGCCGAAGAAGCCTACCAGATGAACTGGATTAATAAAGTTGTGCCATTAGACCAAGTTGAATCAGTTACCTTGGACTGGTGTAACGAAATTTTGAAGAAGTCACCAACGGCATTACGGTTTATTAAGGCTGCTATGAATGCTGATACTGATGGACTAGCTGGCCTCCAACAACTCGGTGGTGATGCGACGATGCTCTTCTACACCACTGATGAAGGTAAAGAAGGGCGCGATGCCTTTAACGAAAAACGGGACCCTGATTTTGACCAGTTCCCTAAATTCCCATAA
- a CDS encoding RNA polymerase sigma factor — translation MRFNEEDEEKYLKLINNTRRGSNKDFEELFRRYWPLVRRLWQRYNISGLELADWEQEARVVMLEVIRLYNNQGPRMFSCFFKECLTNRIRDIQRQTQAHKRIPAGCLYALSDDFAETLTDFLHHSPDDIIYCRQSLDRLLCHCSTFERKVLVYLHTGYSITEIAGTLDCSKRSVQSALHRCHGKLLKVLMK, via the coding sequence ATGCGCTTCAATGAAGAAGATGAAGAAAAGTACCTTAAGTTGATTAACAATACCCGTCGCGGAAGCAATAAGGACTTCGAAGAGTTATTTCGCCGTTATTGGCCGCTCGTTCGCCGACTGTGGCAACGATATAATATTAGCGGCCTTGAATTGGCAGATTGGGAACAGGAAGCCCGTGTTGTGATGCTAGAAGTTATTCGTTTATACAATAATCAAGGTCCGCGCATGTTTAGCTGCTTTTTTAAGGAATGCTTAACCAACCGGATTCGTGATATTCAACGACAAACTCAGGCTCACAAACGGATCCCAGCAGGCTGTCTTTACGCATTAAGCGATGATTTTGCTGAAACACTTACCGACTTTTTACATCATTCCCCTGATGACATTATTTATTGCCGGCAGAGTCTTGACCGTTTACTTTGCCACTGTTCTACATTTGAACGAAAAGTACTAGTGTATCTCCATACTGGTTATTCGATAACTGAGATTGCTGGTACCCTTGATTGCTCTAAACGGAGCGTCCAAAGTGCCTTGCATCGTTGCCACGGCAAGCTATTAAAAGTATTAATGAAGTAA
- a CDS encoding FeoB-associated Cys-rich membrane protein, producing the protein MRLIINVIIIAAIIALAFYLLVKTFQRGKQGKCAACDYDCEIKKLAKNKKQL; encoded by the coding sequence ATGAGATTAATTATTAACGTTATTATTATTGCTGCAATTATTGCATTAGCCTTTTACCTCCTTGTTAAGACTTTTCAACGAGGCAAGCAAGGTAAATGTGCAGCTTGTGACTACGATTGTGAAATCAAAAAGCTGGCAAAGAATAAAAAGCAATTATAA
- a CDS encoding o-succinylbenzoate--CoA ligase — METQNWLLKQAATQPNQIAIDDGNERLSFAELKKQVEVVVGKIDHLNPGSRVGLLATNTLMSYKLALAIMCSGRTIVWLNWRLAGEELERQIKDSGLQLCLVENSLWRSGMTNPFKSYSAFLITNADPGELIPVFKSDWVASIMYTSGTTGKPKGVLQTFGNHFYSAVSSALNLGLSSADKWLCVAPIFHISGFSIIMRGLIYGMTVRLVEKFRAEEIERILANETVTIMSVVPFMLKKLIQQQNKTNTHYNSAFRCMLLGGGTIDRETLEICLQRSIPVVQCYGMTETCSQIVALRSVDALLKLGSVGQPLFSTQLKLSKDGEILLKTPTLTPGYLNLPDKLPSKMIDGWYRTGDIGHLDKEGYLYIDGRADEMLISGGENIFPQEVEQVYQRYPQINEVAVVGQNDSVWGQVPVAFVVSDRRLSTTKLMNYGYEHLARYKVPQHYIFVSELPKNASGKIRRFMLREKLNNK, encoded by the coding sequence ATGGAAACACAAAACTGGCTATTAAAGCAAGCGGCAACTCAGCCGAACCAGATTGCAATTGATGACGGTAATGAGCGCCTATCATTTGCTGAATTAAAAAAACAAGTAGAGGTAGTTGTGGGAAAAATTGACCACCTTAATCCTGGTTCGCGGGTAGGCCTCCTAGCTACTAATACTTTGATGAGCTATAAATTAGCATTAGCAATCATGTGTAGTGGCCGCACGATTGTCTGGTTGAACTGGCGGCTTGCTGGTGAAGAGCTTGAACGACAGATTAAAGATAGTGGCCTTCAGTTGTGTTTGGTTGAAAATTCTCTCTGGCGATCAGGAATGACGAATCCTTTTAAGTCTTACAGTGCATTCTTGATAACAAATGCCGATCCAGGAGAGTTGATTCCGGTATTTAAATCAGACTGGGTAGCCAGCATCATGTATACTTCTGGGACGACCGGTAAGCCTAAAGGAGTTTTGCAAACTTTCGGCAACCATTTTTATTCAGCAGTCTCTTCTGCATTGAATTTAGGTTTATCGTCCGCGGATAAGTGGTTATGTGTAGCACCGATCTTCCATATTAGTGGTTTTTCGATTATTATGCGGGGATTAATTTACGGGATGACCGTTCGCTTGGTCGAGAAGTTCCGAGCCGAAGAAATTGAACGGATTTTAGCAAATGAAACGGTCACTATTATGTCGGTTGTGCCTTTTATGCTGAAAAAGCTCATTCAGCAGCAAAATAAGACTAATACGCACTATAATTCAGCATTTCGTTGTATGTTACTTGGGGGCGGAACGATTGATCGAGAAACGCTCGAGATATGCTTACAACGGTCAATTCCTGTTGTTCAATGCTATGGAATGACGGAAACATGTTCCCAAATTGTTGCATTACGGTCAGTCGATGCACTCCTAAAATTAGGATCAGTTGGACAGCCACTATTCTCAACCCAACTAAAACTTAGTAAAGATGGTGAAATTCTGCTGAAAACACCGACTTTAACTCCGGGCTATCTTAACCTGCCTGATAAGTTGCCTTCTAAAATGATTGACGGTTGGTACCGGACAGGAGATATTGGTCACCTGGACAAAGAAGGCTACCTCTATATCGATGGTCGCGCAGATGAAATGTTGATCTCGGGCGGAGAAAATATTTTTCCCCAAGAAGTTGAGCAGGTCTACCAACGTTACCCACAAATTAATGAAGTGGCAGTCGTTGGTCAAAATGATTCTGTCTGGGGACAAGTACCAGTTGCCTTTGTCGTCAGTGATCGTCGTCTTTCTACAACCAAGCTAATGAATTATGGTTATGAACATCTGGCACGCTATAAGGTTCCTCAACACTATATTTTCGTTTCGGAATTGCCGAAAAACGCGAGTGGCAAGATTCGCCGGTTTATGTTACGAGAAAAATTGAATAATAAGTAA
- a CDS encoding MFS transporter codes for MENIGNFTVAKRWGSFLLLYLGYMILFADRTVMNISLAYIGKDFHVGAAALGATASAFFLGYTLMQIPGGYLTDKFGSKLMVIISLFAWSLMTMVTGWAWSLAALIAIRFLFGIAEGPYPAAALKRISENYDKSEKSQATSALISSNYAGAAVAPLIIVPIIASNGWRNAFVWLGVGGFIILLAYYLVERPINSSQENGQARPKIEWKKIDHRVWAFVVIGLALNIITKGLETWMPVYFLQEQGINLKNLAWLVPLPVISGGIAAFISGFVMVHLFKKHERWMISIASFLTLVFMFGLFKSTSLVGVVIFDVLIYFVKSLAFTGIFSFIAQILSEKTYGSSIGIVNFGGQLGGFVGPLLIGWIVQAAGSYSAAFFGLVISALVAVIACLFIRKA; via the coding sequence ATGGAAAATATAGGTAACTTTACAGTAGCAAAACGATGGGGATCTTTTTTGCTACTATATTTAGGATATATGATTCTATTTGCTGACCGAACAGTGATGAATATTTCCCTTGCTTACATCGGTAAAGACTTTCATGTTGGGGCAGCAGCATTAGGGGCAACCGCCAGTGCGTTTTTCTTAGGGTATACTTTAATGCAGATACCTGGCGGATACTTAACTGATAAGTTTGGCAGTAAACTGATGGTGATTATTTCCCTGTTTGCCTGGTCGTTGATGACGATGGTGACTGGCTGGGCGTGGTCCCTTGCTGCCTTGATTGCGATTCGATTTCTATTTGGGATTGCAGAAGGACCATATCCAGCAGCAGCCTTAAAACGAATTTCTGAAAATTATGATAAGAGTGAGAAATCACAGGCAACTTCTGCCTTAATTTCATCGAATTATGCTGGGGCAGCAGTAGCACCACTAATTATTGTGCCAATTATTGCTAGCAATGGTTGGCGAAATGCCTTTGTTTGGCTTGGGGTTGGCGGGTTTATTATTTTGCTTGCCTATTACCTGGTAGAACGGCCAATTAATAGCAGCCAAGAAAATGGGCAGGCTCGTCCCAAGATTGAATGGAAAAAGATTGACCACCGTGTCTGGGCTTTTGTAGTAATTGGACTTGCCCTGAATATCATTACTAAAGGGCTTGAAACCTGGATGCCAGTTTATTTCTTACAAGAACAAGGAATTAATTTGAAGAACTTGGCATGGTTAGTACCATTACCAGTTATTTCTGGAGGCATTGCAGCATTTATTTCTGGCTTTGTGATGGTGCATTTGTTTAAGAAGCATGAACGGTGGATGATTAGTATTGCTTCATTCCTGACTCTGGTTTTCATGTTTGGTCTCTTTAAGTCAACTTCATTAGTAGGCGTTGTGATCTTTGATGTCTTGATCTATTTCGTTAAATCATTGGCATTTACCGGTATCTTTAGTTTCATTGCACAGATTTTATCGGAGAAAACTTATGGATCATCAATTGGGATTGTTAACTTTGGTGGGCAACTTGGTGGTTTTGTTGGTCCGCTCTTAATTGGGTGGATTGTCCAAGCAGCCGGCTCATATTCAGCTGCTTTCTTCGGCCTTGTTATCAGTGCATTAGTTGCAGTGATTGCATGTTTATTTATTAGGAAAGCATAA